The Fusobacterium perfoetens ATCC 29250 genome includes a window with the following:
- a CDS encoding DeoR/GlpR family DNA-binding transcription regulator: MFVEERHQLIISTLEKEGKIKVKDLSDRFNLTEDAIKKDLAILEKKGLLKRVYGGAVKTRNEFLFLNLEDRKKILTKEKQKIAEKAFSMIKENSTIFLDISTINIEICKMIIEAKLKVIIITNMIEILLKFLEADTDVEVIFIGGKLDNKNKEGFVGSYSIEQIKNFKYDIAFLGATGINMEEESISTYFLDDAICKKEIIRNSKKKYILIESQKLNIDGRVNFTTIKEIDSIITEKTKN, encoded by the coding sequence ATGTTTGTAGAGGAAAGACATCAACTTATAATTTCTACTTTAGAAAAAGAAGGAAAAATTAAAGTAAAAGATTTAAGTGATAGATTTAATTTAACAGAAGATGCTATTAAAAAAGATTTAGCAATTCTTGAAAAAAAAGGATTATTAAAAAGAGTTTATGGAGGAGCAGTAAAAACAAGAAATGAATTTTTATTTTTAAATCTTGAGGACAGAAAAAAAATTCTTACAAAGGAAAAACAAAAAATAGCTGAAAAAGCTTTTTCTATGATAAAAGAAAATTCTACTATATTTTTGGATATTTCTACAATAAATATAGAAATTTGTAAAATGATAATAGAGGCGAAACTAAAAGTAATAATAATCACTAATATGATAGAGATATTATTAAAGTTTTTAGAAGCTGATACAGATGTTGAAGTTATTTTTATTGGGGGAAAATTAGATAATAAAAATAAAGAAGGATTTGTAGGAAGTTATTCTATAGAGCAAATAAAAAACTTTAAATATGATATAGCTTTTTTAGGAGCTACAGGAATAAATATGGAAGAAGAAAGTATATCTACGTACTTTTTAGATGATGCTATTTGTAAAAAAGAAATAATAAGAAATAGTAAGAAAAAATATATATTGATTGAAAGCCAAAAATTAAATATTGATGGAAGAGTAAACTTTACAACTATCAAAGAAATAGACAGTATAATAACAGAAAAAACAAAAAATTAA
- a CDS encoding DUF2156 domain-containing protein → MLKDLTIESKSEIDSFLKYRFQLSDLNFTNLFIWSKSENIKYYIEDETLFIKGNYMGEDYYFSPIRKDLDFEKLRIAFRKIASIKTKIVFIPCEYGDILKDEFNLIKVRDTFDYIYNQNDLGELKGRKFSQKKNKINQFMKKFNFTYEKISEKNINEIIEFQNQWLIEKINSEPESKEILEEENLGIKEILKNYFILNLRGGLIRVDNKLIGYAIGEKITEDMGVIHIEKGDVNYSGIYQMINKFVAKEEFSDIKYLNREDDFGVEGLRKAKMSYHPIKLLEKYTMM, encoded by the coding sequence TTGCTAAAAGATTTAACTATTGAGTCAAAAAGTGAGATTGATTCTTTTTTAAAATATAGATTTCAATTATCTGATTTAAATTTTACAAATTTATTTATTTGGAGCAAAAGTGAAAATATAAAATACTATATAGAAGATGAAACTCTTTTTATTAAAGGAAATTATATGGGAGAAGACTATTATTTTTCTCCTATTAGAAAAGATTTAGACTTTGAAAAATTAAGAATTGCTTTTAGAAAAATTGCTTCAATAAAAACTAAAATAGTATTTATTCCTTGTGAATATGGGGATATATTAAAAGATGAATTTAATCTTATAAAAGTAAGAGATACCTTTGATTACATCTACAATCAAAATGATTTAGGTGAATTAAAAGGAAGAAAATTCTCTCAAAAGAAAAATAAAATAAATCAATTTATGAAAAAGTTTAATTTTACCTATGAGAAAATCTCTGAAAAAAATATTAATGAGATTATAGAATTTCAAAATCAATGGCTTATAGAAAAAATTAACTCTGAACCTGAATCTAAAGAAATCTTAGAAGAGGAAAATTTAGGAATTAAAGAAATCTTAAAAAATTATTTTATATTAAATCTTCGTGGAGGATTAATAAGAGTTGATAATAAGCTTATTGGATATGCTATTGGAGAAAAAATAACAGAGGATATGGGAGTAATTCATATAGAAAAAGGAGATGTTAATTATTCTGGTATCTATCAAATGATAAATAAATTTGTGGCAAAGGAAGAATTTTCAGATATAAAATATCTTAATAGAGAAGATGATTTTGGAGTTGAAGGATTAAGAAAAGCCAAGATGTCTTATCACCCTATAAAACTTTTAGAAAAATATACTATGATGTAG
- a CDS encoding MBL fold metallo-hydrolase → MKIFYIFHSGFAIEIDNYKFIFDYYSKYKKNNRKFKIEDFIIDNKNILVFSSHSHSDHFDEKILQWKDVNPNIKYILSDDIKINSKDFNCYFVKEGDILKIDDIEIKVFGSTDLGVSFFVKYKDKTFFHSGDLNWWYWADDTKEEEEYMRNLYFDKIQAIENSLKAETIDYLFYPVDPRLEEFGFLGVEYFLQKLKIKNLIPIHMFRKYNFVDKLEPKLKNISIIKTKEENSLILETEN, encoded by the coding sequence ATGAAAATCTTTTATATATTTCACAGTGGTTTTGCTATAGAAATAGATAATTACAAATTTATTTTTGACTACTATTCTAAATATAAAAAAAATAATAGAAAATTTAAAATAGAAGATTTTATTATTGATAATAAGAATATTCTAGTTTTTTCATCTCATAGTCATAGTGACCATTTTGATGAGAAAATTCTTCAATGGAAAGATGTTAATCCAAATATTAAATATATTCTAAGTGATGATATTAAAATAAATTCAAAAGATTTTAATTGTTATTTTGTAAAAGAAGGGGATATATTAAAAATTGATGATATTGAGATAAAAGTTTTCGGTTCTACTGATTTAGGAGTTTCATTTTTTGTAAAATATAAAGATAAAACTTTCTTCCATTCAGGAGATTTAAATTGGTGGTATTGGGCAGATGACACAAAAGAGGAAGAAGAATATATGAGAAATCTATATTTTGATAAAATTCAAGCTATTGAAAACTCTCTAAAAGCTGAAACTATAGACTATCTTTTCTACCCTGTTGACCCAAGACTTGAAGAATTTGGTTTTTTAGGTGTTGAATACTTCTTACAAAAATTAAAAATAAAAAATCTTATACCTATCCATATGTTCCGTAAATATAACTTTGTAGATAAATTAGAACCAAAACTAAAAAATATATCTATCATCAAAACCAAAGAGGAAAACTCTTTAATCTTAGAAACTGAAAATTAA